One Rossellomorea aquimaris DNA window includes the following coding sequences:
- a CDS encoding alpha/beta hydrolase, giving the protein MAMIHFKNRDLYFDDLGKGTPLVLIHPPGMGRMTFIKQHVLSRHFRLIIPDLTGHGDSFTMEQNINISQFVGDIKAILDHLNIAACVMLGYSAGGIVGQTFACTYEERVSALILVGGYPKVTNPKLKWMHHMGMKMVREHPARLSGIISRAHFKDKLEREKLRGHMNKANHHIWYQFYEQSLHYDGIEQVEKLPIPLLLIYGERSDWINSQLKLYNDCYPKKIYIIPGASHQIPTRYHDALNNILLGEIEELAAEV; this is encoded by the coding sequence ATGGCGATGATCCATTTTAAGAATAGAGATCTTTATTTTGACGATTTAGGAAAGGGGACGCCCCTTGTCTTGATCCATCCCCCTGGTATGGGGAGAATGACATTCATAAAGCAGCATGTGCTTTCCAGGCACTTTCGCCTCATCATTCCGGACTTAACAGGCCATGGCGACTCCTTTACCATGGAACAGAATATAAATATCTCTCAGTTTGTAGGGGACATAAAGGCGATTCTCGACCACCTGAACATTGCTGCATGTGTGATGCTCGGATATTCTGCAGGAGGAATAGTGGGACAAACATTCGCCTGTACCTATGAAGAGCGGGTTTCCGCTCTCATTCTGGTAGGGGGATATCCGAAAGTCACGAATCCCAAGCTGAAATGGATGCACCATATGGGCATGAAAATGGTTCGTGAACATCCTGCCCGCCTATCGGGAATTATTTCCAGAGCCCATTTCAAGGACAAGCTAGAGCGTGAAAAGCTTAGGGGGCATATGAATAAGGCGAACCACCATATTTGGTATCAGTTCTACGAGCAATCCCTTCACTACGATGGAATAGAGCAGGTAGAGAAGCTTCCCATCCCGCTTCTCTTAATTTATGGGGAAAGGTCCGATTGGATCAATTCTCAACTAAAACTGTATAACGATTGCTATCCTAAGAAAATATATATCATTCCAGGAGCCTCTCATCAAATTCCCACACGTTATCACGATGCTCTAAATAATATACTGTTAGGTGAAATAGAAGAGTTGGCAGCTGAGGTGTAA
- a CDS encoding TrkA family potassium uptake protein, translating into MKKQFAVIGLGRFGGNLVQELADLDVEVLAIDIHHDVVQHYIDIATHAVQANAMDESVLKSLGLRNFDHVIVSFGDNIEASILTTLLLKELGVKEVWVKASNSYHQKVLDRIGADKVIHPERDMARRIAHHITSEKIIDYIELSKEHSIVEVRASKKVAGKTLIDLDVRAKFGCNIIAIHRGEEVIVSPSADEVIKIEDLLIVIGHNRDINRFEKEGV; encoded by the coding sequence ATGAAAAAGCAGTTTGCAGTTATTGGATTAGGGAGATTCGGAGGGAATCTGGTTCAGGAATTGGCTGACCTGGATGTTGAAGTGTTGGCCATCGATATTCATCACGATGTCGTCCAGCATTATATTGACATTGCCACTCATGCTGTGCAGGCGAACGCCATGGACGAATCTGTCTTGAAATCCCTAGGACTCAGAAACTTTGATCACGTGATCGTGTCCTTTGGTGATAATATAGAGGCAAGTATTCTTACCACCTTACTTTTAAAGGAATTAGGGGTTAAAGAAGTATGGGTGAAAGCTTCGAACTCATATCATCAGAAGGTGTTGGACCGGATCGGGGCAGATAAAGTCATTCATCCGGAACGTGACATGGCGCGTAGAATCGCCCACCACATTACATCAGAAAAGATTATTGATTATATCGAACTATCGAAGGAGCACAGCATTGTAGAAGTGCGTGCGTCTAAAAAAGTCGCGGGCAAAACGTTAATTGATCTCGATGTCCGGGCGAAATTCGGTTGTAATATCATTGCTATTCACCGCGGGGAGGAAGTTATTGTATCTCCTTCTGCTGATGAAGTCATAAAAATTGAAGATCTATTGATCGTCATTGGACATAATAGGGATATCAATCGATTTGAAAAAGAAGGTGTATAA
- a CDS encoding CsbA family protein, producing MSKIILGLFLPGLLVVLFTRVTYNHYVGLILTVALIAASVSKGYTDSWFLIVVDAASLTVGFWYSDRMMKKAKRSA from the coding sequence GTGTCCAAAATCATTTTAGGTTTATTTTTGCCAGGATTGCTTGTCGTTCTGTTCACAAGGGTGACGTACAATCATTATGTCGGATTGATCTTGACCGTAGCCCTCATTGCGGCGTCGGTTTCAAAAGGTTATACAGACTCATGGTTTCTTATTGTCGTAGACGCGGCTTCGTTGACCGTCGGATTCTGGTACAGCGACCGGATGATGAAAAAAGCGAAGAGAAGTGCATGA
- a CDS encoding HD domain-containing protein: protein MGIHHYFKSLSDLETLIRCPGRFKYHEHNVASHSFKVTKIAQFLGTAEEQSGKQIDWKALYEKALNHDYAELFTGDIKTPVKYASGELRELFSQVEDQMVNKFVTTEFPPQFQQVYRERFKEGKDDSLEGRILSVADKIDLLYESFGEIQKGNPEPLFIEIYQEALSTIVKYKDLECVQYFLEYILPDMLSEKFIPHSELKERTQKLIQQGEE from the coding sequence ATGGGAATTCATCACTATTTTAAAAGCTTATCCGACCTTGAAACCCTCATTCGCTGTCCGGGGCGATTTAAATATCATGAGCATAACGTAGCTAGCCATTCATTTAAGGTGACCAAAATTGCACAGTTTTTAGGAACGGCGGAAGAACAAAGCGGGAAACAAATTGACTGGAAAGCACTGTATGAAAAAGCCTTGAATCATGACTACGCTGAACTGTTTACAGGAGATATAAAGACCCCTGTAAAATATGCATCAGGAGAGCTGCGTGAGCTCTTTAGCCAGGTAGAAGATCAGATGGTCAATAAATTCGTCACCACAGAATTCCCCCCGCAATTTCAACAAGTGTACAGAGAACGGTTTAAAGAGGGGAAAGACGATAGCCTTGAAGGAAGAATCCTATCTGTCGCAGACAAAATCGATCTTCTGTATGAATCCTTTGGAGAAATTCAAAAAGGGAATCCGGAGCCTCTATTTATTGAAATTTATCAAGAAGCGCTTTCTACAATTGTGAAATACAAGGATCTGGAGTGCGTACAATACTTCTTGGAATACATTCTGCCTGATATGCTTTCGGAAAAATTCATCCCTCATAGTGAGTTGAAGGAACGGACCCAGAAATTAATTCAGCAGGGGGAAGAGTAG
- the serC gene encoding 3-phosphoserine/phosphohydroxythreonine transaminase, with product MKRVYNFSAGPAVLPEPVLKKVQGELLNYQETGMSVMELSHRSAPFQNIIEEAQGLLRELLSIPDDYHVVFMQGGASLQFSMIPLNLLGSDQEADYVLTGSWSKKAVKEAEKVGNVHTLSPQKKFEIPAYTPEDFSTQSSYVHITSNNTIEGTRYHEWPETGGIPLIADMSSHILSEKIDVSSFGLIYAGAQKNLGPSGVTVAIIHDSLVGQASTTCPTMLNYATYVKHGSLFNTPPTFSIYVLKLVLEWVKENGGVEGMQAQNERKAGLLYSCIDESSLFNNPVPEKNRSLMNIPFSTRDEELDARFLKEAKARGFEFLKGHRSVGGMRASLYNAMPLEGVEALVGFMKKFESEQGGV from the coding sequence TTGAAGCGTGTGTATAATTTTTCTGCTGGTCCTGCGGTGTTACCTGAGCCTGTTCTGAAAAAGGTTCAAGGCGAATTATTGAACTATCAGGAAACGGGTATGTCTGTTATGGAATTGAGTCATCGATCTGCCCCTTTCCAAAATATAATAGAAGAAGCTCAAGGTTTATTGCGTGAACTGCTCTCGATTCCAGATGATTACCATGTCGTATTTATGCAAGGTGGGGCATCCCTGCAATTTTCCATGATTCCTCTAAACTTATTGGGTTCAGATCAAGAAGCTGACTATGTACTGACAGGCAGCTGGTCGAAGAAAGCTGTCAAAGAAGCAGAGAAGGTTGGGAATGTCCATACTTTATCACCTCAAAAGAAATTTGAGATCCCTGCATATACACCGGAAGATTTTTCAACACAATCAAGCTATGTACATATTACCTCCAACAATACAATTGAAGGAACGCGTTACCATGAATGGCCTGAAACAGGAGGCATTCCACTTATAGCCGATATGTCCTCCCATATCCTTTCGGAGAAAATCGACGTTTCCTCTTTCGGACTCATCTATGCAGGAGCTCAAAAGAATCTGGGTCCTTCGGGTGTTACGGTGGCGATCATTCATGACAGTCTGGTCGGTCAAGCATCTACTACGTGTCCTACGATGCTGAATTACGCAACGTATGTAAAGCATGGTTCCCTCTTTAACACACCACCGACCTTCTCTATATACGTATTAAAGCTTGTACTGGAGTGGGTGAAGGAGAATGGCGGAGTGGAAGGGATGCAGGCTCAAAATGAGAGGAAAGCCGGTCTCTTATACAGCTGTATAGATGAATCCTCTTTATTCAATAACCCTGTCCCGGAAAAAAATCGTTCCTTAATGAACATACCTTTTTCAACACGTGACGAGGAGCTGGACGCCAGGTTTCTAAAAGAAGCCAAGGCTCGCGGGTTTGAATTTTTAAAAGGACATCGTTCGGTTGGCGGAATGCGAGCGAGTTTATATAATGCCATGCCTCTTGAAGGTGTGGAAGCACTGGTCGGTTTCATGAAAAAATTTGAGTCTGAGCAAGGAGGAGTATGA
- a CDS encoding TrkH family potassium uptake protein: protein MKHKVIRLSPPQLLVVTFLFFIIVGMGLLKLPFATTESITWLDALFTTTSAMTVTGLAVVDTGDAFTLFGEVIIMSLIQIGGLGIMSFAVLIFMMLGKKIGFKERLLLQQALNQTSVGGVIKLVKYLFIFSFLVEGFAVLLLASEWVPEFGWRRGLYVSIFHSISAFNNAGFSLWSDSLMGYVGNPIVNITISFLFIVGGIGFTVLVDLWKSKTIRRLSLHTKIMIVGTFVINVFAFMMIFILEYNNPNTLAQLPLLDKLFASYFQAVTPRTAGFNSIDYGSMERSTLLLTILLMFIGAGSASTGGGIKLTTFVVISLSVFAFLKEKREIRIFRRTIDQNYIFKALAVSMISVLLVFTALFFLDMTEKNASFLSILFEVVSAFGTVGLSMGITGSLTAIGKWIIIIVMFVGKLGPLTLAFSLSRPDKEKIRYPKEDILTG from the coding sequence ATGAAACATAAGGTGATCCGGTTAAGCCCTCCTCAACTTCTCGTTGTGACATTTCTATTCTTTATCATAGTAGGAATGGGTTTGCTTAAGCTGCCGTTTGCCACCACAGAATCGATTACATGGCTTGATGCCTTGTTCACGACGACTTCCGCCATGACGGTTACAGGGCTTGCGGTCGTTGATACAGGAGATGCCTTCACCCTGTTTGGAGAAGTGATCATTATGAGTCTGATTCAAATCGGGGGACTGGGCATCATGTCCTTTGCCGTCTTGATCTTTATGATGCTTGGAAAAAAAATCGGGTTTAAAGAACGACTTCTTCTTCAACAGGCATTAAATCAGACGTCTGTAGGAGGAGTCATCAAGCTTGTAAAATATTTATTTATCTTTTCCTTCCTTGTTGAAGGATTCGCAGTTCTATTACTGGCGTCTGAATGGGTTCCCGAATTCGGTTGGAGAAGAGGGCTATACGTCAGTATATTTCATTCTATATCTGCGTTTAATAATGCAGGTTTCTCTCTGTGGTCCGATAGTTTAATGGGTTACGTGGGAAATCCCATCGTCAATATCACAATTTCGTTTCTATTTATTGTAGGAGGGATCGGATTCACCGTTTTAGTGGACCTTTGGAAATCGAAAACGATTCGAAGATTGTCACTCCATACGAAAATCATGATAGTTGGGACATTTGTCATCAATGTATTCGCTTTTATGATGATTTTCATCCTGGAGTATAATAACCCGAATACACTGGCTCAGTTACCACTCCTGGATAAACTATTCGCTTCTTATTTTCAAGCGGTCACACCGCGAACGGCTGGTTTTAACTCGATTGATTATGGCAGCATGGAACGCTCCACATTGCTTCTCACGATTCTTTTGATGTTCATCGGGGCGGGGAGTGCTTCCACGGGTGGAGGAATCAAGCTGACCACCTTTGTTGTGATTTCATTGAGTGTGTTTGCTTTCTTAAAGGAGAAAAGAGAGATACGTATTTTCCGTCGTACGATTGATCAAAACTATATTTTCAAGGCATTGGCCGTGTCGATGATCAGTGTGCTCCTTGTTTTTACAGCTCTATTTTTTCTTGATATGACGGAAAAGAATGCTTCTTTCCTCTCTATTCTCTTTGAAGTGGTATCAGCCTTTGGAACAGTGGGATTGTCCATGGGGATTACCGGCTCCCTGACTGCCATCGGTAAATGGATCATTATCATCGTGATGTTTGTCGGGAAACTTGGCCCCCTCACACTGGCCTTCTCCCTATCAAGACCGGACAAAGAAAAGATCCGCTATCCAAAAGAAGATATTTTAACAGGTTAA
- a CDS encoding phosphoglycerate dehydrogenase, with the protein MISINTYNAISQSGLSLIEDDLNYHLNGNGDPDGILVRSKNLHDYSFPASVKAIARAGAGVNNIPIDYCTEKGIVVFNTPGANANAVKELVLANLIASSRNLYSAVGWTNTLKGTEEDVPSVVEAKKKEFVGSEIKGKKLGVVGLGAIGVLVANDALALGMDVVAYDPFISVDAAWRLSQDVKRAHHIEEVWAECDFVTLHIPLTDKTASFVSEEGFTKMKKGMTILNFSRGELVEEDALEKALETGIVRKYVTDFPNEKVLNMKNVVPVPHLGASTVESEENCAIMATKQLKTYLETGNIKHAVNLPDVELPYSGKMRVTVMHQNIPNMVSQIANVLSGYAVNIADMINRSKHTWAYTMIDLDQKLLEEEQHQVKSRMKEIHGVVSVRLI; encoded by the coding sequence ATGATTTCAATCAATACGTACAATGCCATTAGTCAAAGCGGATTATCACTTATAGAGGATGACCTGAACTACCATCTGAATGGGAATGGGGATCCAGATGGAATTCTGGTCAGATCAAAGAACTTGCATGATTACTCTTTTCCGGCTTCAGTCAAAGCCATTGCCCGGGCAGGTGCAGGAGTCAATAATATCCCGATTGATTACTGTACGGAAAAAGGAATTGTTGTCTTTAATACGCCCGGTGCCAATGCAAACGCCGTTAAAGAGCTCGTACTGGCTAATTTAATCGCTTCTTCACGTAACCTATATTCTGCAGTCGGCTGGACAAACACGCTAAAAGGAACTGAGGAAGACGTTCCAAGTGTCGTAGAAGCAAAGAAAAAGGAATTCGTAGGAAGTGAGATTAAAGGGAAGAAGCTTGGTGTCGTAGGCTTGGGAGCGATTGGCGTCCTTGTCGCAAATGATGCCCTTGCCCTTGGTATGGATGTGGTCGCCTATGATCCATTTATATCAGTGGACGCAGCGTGGCGTTTATCCCAGGATGTGAAGCGAGCTCATCATATTGAAGAAGTATGGGCAGAGTGTGATTTTGTGACGCTGCACATTCCATTAACAGACAAGACTGCAAGCTTTGTGAGTGAAGAAGGCTTCACAAAGATGAAAAAGGGTATGACGATCTTAAACTTTTCAAGAGGTGAGCTAGTGGAAGAAGATGCTCTGGAAAAGGCCCTTGAAACAGGAATAGTCCGTAAATATGTAACGGATTTCCCAAATGAAAAGGTTTTGAACATGAAAAACGTCGTCCCTGTTCCTCATTTGGGCGCATCTACAGTAGAATCTGAAGAAAACTGTGCCATCATGGCGACAAAGCAGCTGAAAACATATCTTGAAACGGGTAATATTAAGCATGCTGTGAACCTGCCTGATGTGGAACTGCCTTACAGCGGAAAAATGCGAGTGACGGTCATGCACCAAAACATCCCGAACATGGTCAGTCAAATCGCCAATGTTCTCTCAGGGTACGCAGTCAACATTGCAGATATGATCAACCGCAGTAAACATACGTGGGCCTATACCATGATTGATTTGGATCAGAAACTCCTGGAAGAAGAACAACATCAAGTGAAAAGCAGGATGAAAGAAATACACGGTGTGGTTTCCGTCCGCCTCATTTAA
- the uvrB gene encoding excinuclease ABC subunit UvrB, which translates to MKDQFELKSKYKPEGDQPLAIEKLVQGINEGKRHQTLLGATGTGKTFTVSNVIKQVEKPTLIIAHNKTLAGQLYSEFKEFFPDNAVEYFVSYYDYYQPEAYVPQTDTFIEKDASINDEIDKLRHSATSSLFERKDVIIIASVSCIYGLGNPEEYRELVLSLRTGMEIERNQLLRKLVDIQYERNDIDFQRGTFRVRGDVVEIFPASRDEHCMRVEFFGDEIDRIREVDALTGEIMGDRDHIAIFPASHFVTREEKLQVAIKNIEKELEEQLAIMKEDNKLLEAQRLEQRTRYDLEMMREMGFCSGIENYSRHLTLRPSGSTPYTLLDYFPDDFLIVVDESHVTLPQIRGMFNGDQARKKVLVDHGFRLPSAMDNRPLRFEEFEKKTQQLLYVSATPGPYELEHSPEMVEQIIRPTGLLDPIIEVRPIEGQIDDLLGEINERIDKNERVLVTTLTKKMSEDLSAYLKEMGIKVQYLHSEIKTLERIEIIRDLRLGKYDVLVGINLLREGLDIPEVSLVTILDADKEGFLRSERSLIQTIGRAARNSNGKVIMYADKITDSMQKALDETERRRTIQEEYNEKHGVTPTTIQKEIRDVIRATHAAEEAGVYEGEQTKVSNMSKPERQKLIASLEVEMKEAAKALDFERAAQLRDTILELKAEG; encoded by the coding sequence GTGAAAGATCAATTCGAGCTCAAGTCTAAATATAAACCAGAGGGAGATCAGCCCCTGGCGATTGAAAAATTAGTTCAAGGCATAAATGAAGGAAAACGTCATCAAACCTTACTTGGAGCCACAGGGACAGGAAAGACATTCACTGTCTCCAATGTAATCAAGCAGGTTGAAAAGCCGACCCTCATCATTGCTCATAATAAAACTTTGGCGGGGCAGCTCTACAGTGAATTCAAAGAGTTTTTCCCTGATAACGCCGTTGAATATTTTGTCAGTTACTATGACTATTATCAGCCGGAGGCATACGTTCCTCAAACGGACACGTTTATTGAGAAGGATGCCAGCATCAATGATGAAATCGATAAACTCAGGCACTCTGCCACATCTTCTTTGTTTGAGCGAAAAGATGTCATCATCATTGCCAGCGTGTCCTGTATTTACGGTTTAGGTAACCCGGAGGAATACCGGGAGCTCGTTCTTTCCTTGCGTACAGGAATGGAAATCGAACGAAATCAATTGCTGCGTAAGCTTGTGGATATCCAATATGAACGAAACGACATCGACTTTCAGCGTGGAACCTTCCGTGTGCGAGGCGACGTAGTGGAAATTTTCCCGGCTTCCCGGGATGAACACTGTATGCGTGTAGAATTTTTCGGAGATGAAATTGACCGGATTCGTGAAGTGGATGCCCTGACCGGTGAAATCATGGGCGATCGGGATCATATCGCGATTTTCCCGGCTTCCCACTTCGTAACCCGTGAAGAAAAATTGCAGGTAGCCATCAAGAATATAGAAAAAGAGCTTGAAGAGCAATTAGCTATCATGAAAGAAGACAATAAACTGCTCGAGGCCCAGCGTCTGGAGCAGCGGACCCGTTATGATCTCGAAATGATGAGGGAGATGGGCTTTTGCTCGGGGATTGAAAACTACTCCCGTCACCTGACACTAAGGCCGTCCGGATCGACTCCGTATACTCTTCTGGACTATTTTCCAGACGATTTCTTAATTGTGGTCGACGAGTCCCATGTGACGTTACCTCAAATCAGGGGAATGTTTAACGGGGACCAGGCCCGTAAAAAAGTGCTTGTGGATCACGGCTTCCGTCTGCCTTCAGCCATGGACAATCGTCCCCTGCGTTTTGAAGAGTTCGAGAAGAAAACCCAGCAGCTCCTCTATGTTTCAGCCACACCAGGTCCATACGAATTGGAGCATAGTCCTGAGATGGTCGAGCAAATCATCCGTCCAACCGGACTGCTGGATCCGATCATCGAGGTGCGTCCCATCGAAGGACAAATCGATGACCTTCTGGGTGAGATCAACGAGCGTATCGATAAGAATGAACGTGTCCTTGTGACTACCCTTACGAAGAAAATGTCAGAGGATCTCTCAGCATACTTGAAGGAAATGGGAATTAAAGTTCAATATTTGCATTCGGAAATCAAAACCTTGGAACGTATTGAAATTATTCGCGATCTCCGTTTAGGTAAATATGATGTATTAGTGGGAATCAACTTACTTCGTGAAGGATTGGACATCCCCGAAGTATCACTTGTCACCATATTGGATGCCGATAAGGAAGGCTTCCTGCGTTCTGAACGTTCCCTTATCCAGACGATTGGCCGTGCAGCGCGTAACAGTAACGGTAAGGTCATCATGTACGCTGATAAAATTACCGACTCTATGCAAAAAGCACTGGATGAAACAGAACGTCGTCGGACGATACAGGAAGAATACAATGAAAAACACGGCGTTACCCCGACGACCATACAAAAAGAAATCCGGGATGTCATCAGGGCAACCCATGCCGCAGAAGAAGCAGGGGTTTATGAAGGAGAACAGACAAAAGTTTCGAATATGTCTAAACCGGAGCGACAAAAACTTATTGCTAGCTTAGAAGTGGAAATGAAGGAAGCAGCCAAGGCATTGGACTTTGAGCGCGCTGCACAGCTTCGTGATACCATTCTTGAGCTCAAGGCGGAAGGATGA
- a CDS encoding peptidoglycan recognition family protein, protein MKKSKWLQVAGSLSLTGFLLSSTITPMSPTITSHVVAKAEVVDSLELQKAFQQAAQEFNVPVEILLAVGYNVSLWEHHDGKPSASGGYGLMHLTDVNTDNLEDTHNDEPAHMFLSGKDGGDAHPLEESTLRIESTLDINDPKLHTLDTAAELLSLEPETLKQNKNQNIRGAAALLAQYAKDTAGGTPSDVNEWYGAVAKYSGSSDYTGAKDFADRVYETINVGVTKQTEDGSSLTLAAKQTKPNKESLQSLNLKMDTEETEADCPNGLACHYVPAAYKKIDWGGGTYYETSYGNYDIANRPHDNQEIKYIVLHDTEISYDLTKTVFQREWTQASAHYVIRSSDGDITQMVDNKDVAWHAGNWYFNSKSIGIEHEGIAIEGAAWYNEQLYHASARLVKHLSKKFNIPLDRDHIIAHDEIPGTTAARQPAMHWDPGPFWDWAHYMQILGAPVESGKGQKDIVQIRPNFETNKPILQTPTGEPVPEQSANFVYLYTAPSFEAPLIKDAALPNANPFDASNWGNKAVTGQTFYQAEEQDDWTAIWYAGQKAWFYNPKGTNTTKGSGIVITPKEGTSGIPVYGLAYPEEEAFPDGIPVRGMSPLQYTLASDQKYVATEKVKGSYYSAPVYTYNPETTHKIVWGNEEFYLIHLNHRLAFVKASDVDVVAAP, encoded by the coding sequence ATGAAAAAATCTAAATGGCTACAAGTCGCCGGTTCCCTTAGTTTAACGGGATTTCTACTGAGTTCCACAATCACCCCGATGTCACCGACGATTACCTCTCATGTAGTGGCAAAAGCTGAAGTTGTCGATTCACTCGAGTTGCAAAAAGCGTTTCAACAAGCAGCACAGGAGTTCAATGTCCCTGTTGAAATTCTACTTGCAGTGGGTTATAACGTTTCCCTATGGGAGCATCATGACGGAAAGCCAAGTGCTTCCGGAGGCTACGGATTGATGCATCTTACGGATGTTAACACTGATAATTTAGAAGATACCCACAACGATGAACCTGCCCATATGTTTTTATCCGGTAAAGATGGCGGAGACGCTCACCCCTTAGAAGAATCAACACTGAGAATCGAATCTACATTAGACATCAATGATCCCAAACTTCACACTCTGGATACCGCAGCTGAACTACTCTCTCTTGAACCAGAAACGTTAAAACAGAATAAGAACCAAAATATCCGTGGTGCTGCAGCACTTCTGGCACAGTATGCCAAAGATACCGCTGGAGGGACACCTTCTGATGTAAACGAATGGTACGGTGCAGTCGCTAAATACAGCGGTTCATCCGACTATACGGGAGCAAAGGACTTTGCGGACCGTGTATACGAGACAATCAACGTCGGAGTCACTAAACAAACAGAGGATGGCTCTTCCCTAACCTTAGCCGCAAAACAAACCAAACCGAATAAAGAATCACTCCAATCATTAAACTTAAAAATGGACACTGAAGAAACCGAAGCCGATTGTCCGAATGGCCTCGCATGTCATTACGTACCGGCAGCTTACAAGAAAATTGACTGGGGCGGCGGGACCTACTATGAAACTTCATACGGCAATTACGACATTGCAAACCGGCCACATGACAATCAGGAAATCAAGTACATCGTCCTTCACGACACGGAAATCAGCTATGATTTAACCAAAACCGTGTTCCAGCGTGAATGGACTCAGGCTTCCGCTCATTATGTGATCCGTTCTTCCGACGGTGATATCACTCAAATGGTGGACAATAAAGATGTAGCCTGGCATGCTGGAAACTGGTATTTCAACTCCAAAAGCATTGGGATCGAGCACGAAGGTATCGCCATTGAAGGGGCAGCCTGGTATAACGAACAGCTGTATCATGCATCAGCCCGATTAGTAAAACATCTTTCTAAAAAGTTCAATATTCCATTAGACCGTGATCATATCATTGCACATGATGAGATACCTGGAACGACTGCTGCAAGACAACCTGCTATGCACTGGGATCCAGGTCCATTCTGGGATTGGGCACATTATATGCAAATTCTTGGAGCTCCCGTGGAATCTGGAAAAGGACAAAAAGACATCGTCCAAATCCGTCCGAATTTCGAAACAAACAAGCCAATCCTTCAGACTCCAACGGGGGAACCCGTACCTGAACAATCGGCAAATTTTGTGTATTTGTATACAGCCCCAAGCTTTGAGGCTCCGTTGATCAAAGACGCTGCCCTACCAAACGCCAACCCATTCGATGCGTCCAATTGGGGCAACAAGGCGGTTACAGGGCAAACCTTTTACCAGGCAGAAGAACAAGATGATTGGACGGCGATTTGGTACGCAGGGCAAAAAGCGTGGTTTTATAATCCTAAAGGAACGAATACCACAAAAGGTTCAGGTATTGTGATCACACCCAAGGAAGGAACTTCTGGCATCCCTGTTTACGGACTTGCTTATCCAGAAGAAGAAGCTTTTCCTGATGGCATCCCGGTAAGAGGCATGTCCCCTCTTCAGTACACGCTGGCTTCTGATCAAAAATATGTTGCAACCGAAAAAGTAAAAGGAAGCTACTACAGTGCCCCTGTTTATACGTATAACCCAGAGACGACACATAAAATCGTCTGGGGGAATGAGGAGTTTTATCTAATTCACTTGAACCATCGCCTGGCATTTGTAAAAGCAAGCGATGTCGATGTGGTAGCTGCTCCATAA
- a CDS encoding DUF1206 domain-containing protein: MAGVSSISTSSSSSVSSNDIKPWIRGFARIGYISRGIVYMLIGALAVMAALGIGGSTSDSSGAFSAVASKPFGEVLLWILGFGLIGIVLWRLIQVVKDPEHVKNDGKSMFRRLANLISGIAYGSLTYNAFAIAMHAKSSGSGSKQTLSAKLLSQPFGQWIVGIVGLIIIGYALYEIHKAYTEKYTNKFKRHEMSEKEWELGRKTGKLGLYSRGTVFLLIGYFFIQTAITADPDKTQGLDGALSKIAQQPYGQWLLGIVAVGLFLYGVFQILKGKNRHMSIY; this comes from the coding sequence ATGGCAGGAGTTTCATCCATTAGTACATCAAGCAGTTCATCTGTTTCATCAAATGATATAAAACCTTGGATTAGAGGATTTGCACGAATTGGATATATTTCAAGAGGAATTGTTTATATGCTGATTGGTGCATTAGCCGTTATGGCGGCACTGGGTATAGGAGGAAGCACTTCGGACTCGAGCGGTGCCTTTTCAGCAGTTGCGAGCAAACCCTTTGGGGAAGTACTTCTGTGGATATTAGGTTTTGGTTTGATCGGCATCGTTCTTTGGCGCCTCATTCAAGTGGTAAAGGATCCGGAACATGTGAAAAACGATGGGAAATCCATGTTTAGAAGACTGGCTAATCTGATCAGCGGGATTGCCTACGGTTCTTTGACTTATAATGCTTTCGCCATCGCGATGCATGCCAAAAGCTCCGGCTCGGGATCTAAACAAACTTTATCTGCTAAGTTATTGTCTCAGCCCTTTGGTCAATGGATTGTCGGGATTGTGGGACTTATCATTATTGGATATGCACTCTATGAAATTCATAAAGCTTATACTGAAAAATACACCAACAAATTCAAACGACATGAAATGTCCGAGAAAGAATGGGAACTGGGAAGGAAGACAGGAAAGCTCGGGTTATATTCCAGAGGCACCGTCTTTTTACTGATCGGCTATTTCTTTATTCAAACTGCGATCACAGCCGATCCGGATAAAACACAAGGATTGGATGGAGCACTTTCCAAGATAGCTCAACAACCTTACGGACAATGGCTGCTGGGAATTGTAGCAGTTGGGCTATTTCTATATGGTGTCTTTCAAATTTTAAAAGGTAAAAACCGTCATATGAGCATCTATTAA